A genomic stretch from Styela clava chromosome 5, kaStyClav1.hap1.2, whole genome shotgun sequence includes:
- the LOC120344703 gene encoding uncharacterized protein LOC120344703 has protein sequence MKTTASILMVLLFVVGSLGNEASCPAEPNGACTMMYDPVCGNYKGSYQTFGNLCVYCNAIYDAGLLESEDFRSGQCIMTGCPFEPKGCNRMYDPVCGLLNGSYHTFNNLCVYCQALGQSHTLAQYHYTEGKCNMIQRLIKNGELEGK, from the exons GTTCGCTGGGCAACGAAGCG AGCTGTCCAGCCGAACCGAATGGTGCTTGCACTATGATGTATGACCCCGTCTGTGGCAACTACAAGGGAAGCTATCAAACATTTGGCAACTTATGCGTTTACTGCAACGCTATATATGATGCTGGCTTGCT AGAATCAGAGGATTTCAGATCGGGACAATGCATAATGACTGGATGTCCATTCGAACCGAAAGGCTGTAACCGAATGTACGACCCAGTTTGCGGTCTCCTCAATGGATCTTACCATACATTCAACAACCTGTGCGTGTACTGTCAAGCTTTGGGGCAATCGCACACCTT GGCTCAATACCACTACACAGAAGGAAAATGCAACAT GATCCAGAGACTCATCAAAAACGGCGAACTTGAAGGAAAGTGA